One genomic segment of Macaca fascicularis isolate 582-1 chromosome 19, T2T-MFA8v1.1 includes these proteins:
- the LOC135968658 gene encoding uncharacterized protein, giving the protein MPAKCFISSLFDPGQCKPGRSHRPSHREGAGLRRGHSPAVRALSASREGRPGQRGGRRAAPRRWAAARNELSVPAAGCCRQVASDAARRRRPRLQPRGAFPSQPAFWGRGWVSPSRARAQASGRHRRGLLLPDLRAPAAASLPAPPARLPPGGLHSERPRAVRPEPTQASQPASQRGGATVTKPAASARSAAAATGFPSSPGRARRRRHPDQWERRPAGGTAFSRDGHPTRPIVGRIEEGGGHTAGAWIPRGWLGGCGGSRRLLATASAVARRLARAGCGPVLWTTQVNGCEVLSENEQRSSVT; this is encoded by the exons ATGCCCGCGAAGTGCTTCATTTCTTCTCTATTTGACCC GGGCCAATGCAAGCCTGGCCGGTCACACCGCCCGTCTCACCGAGAGGGGGCCGGGCTCCGCAGGGGGCATTCCCCGGCCGTTCGCGCGCTCTCGGCCAGCCGCGAGGGGCGCCCCGGGCAGCGCGGGGGTCGACGGGCGGCGCCGCGGCGCTGGGCCGCGGCCAGGAATGAGCTCAGCGTCCCCGCCGCCGGGTGTTGCCGGCAGGTTGCATCAGACGCCGcgcggcgccgccgcccgcgcctCCAGCCTCGCGGGGCCTTCCCGAGCCAGCCAGCCTTCTGGGGCCGGGGCTGGGTTTCCCCGAGCCGGGCCCGCGCCCAGGCGAGCGGCCGGCACCGCCGCGGCCTCCTCCTCCCCGATCTCAGGGCGCCCGCCGCGGCCTCTTTACCTGCTCCTCCAGCCCGCCTGCCCCCAGGCGGCCTCCACTCCGAGCGGCCCCGCGCGGTGCGGCCCGAGCCGACCCAGGCCTCACAGCCCGCGAGTCAGCGAGGAGGAGCGACGGTTACGAAACCGGCAGCCTCCGCCCGTTCCGCAGCCGCGGCCACCGGCTTCCCCTCGTCGCCGGGTCGCGCGCGCCGTCGCCGCCATCCTGACCAATGGGAGCGCCGGCCTGCGGGAGGCACCGCCTTCTCTCGCGACGGGCACCCCACCCGACCAATCGTGGGCCGGATAGAGGAGGGAGGCGGGCACACGGCGGGGGCGTGGATTCCGCGCGGCTGGCTCGGCGGGTGTGGCGGGAGCAGGCGGCTGCTCGCTACGGCGTCCGCGGTCGCTCGGCGGCTTGCCCGGGCTGGCTGCGGCCCAGTGCTGTGGACTACTCAG GTGAATGGGTGCGAGGTGCTCTCTGAAAATGAGCAGCGATCCAGTGTGACTTAA
- the CEBPG gene encoding CCAAT/enhancer-binding protein gamma, giving the protein MSKISQQNSTPGVNGISVIHTQAHASGLQQVPQLVPAGPGGGGKAVAPSKQSKKSSPMDRNSDEYRQRRERNNMAVKKSRLKSKQKAQDTLQRVNQLKEENERLEAKIKLLTKELSVLKDLFLEHAHNLADNVQSISTENTTADGDSAGQ; this is encoded by the coding sequence ATGAGCAAGATATCGCAGCAAAACAGCACTCCAGGGGTGAACGGAATTAGTGTTATCCATACCCAGGCACATGCCAGCGGCTTACAGCAGGTTCCTCAGCTGGTGCCTGCTGGCCCTGGGGGAGGAGGCAAAGCCGTGGCTCCCAGCAAGCAGAGCAAAAAGAGCTCGCCCATGGATCGAAACAGCGATGAGTATCGGCAGCGCCGAGAGAGGAACAACATGGCTGTGAAAAAGAGCCGGCTGAAAAGCAAGCAGAAAGCACAAGACACGCTGCAGAGAGTCAATCAGCTCAAGGAAGAGAATGAACGGTTGGAAGCAAAAATCAAATTGCTGACCAAGGAATTAAGTGTACTCAAAGATTTGTTTCTTGAGCACGCGCACAACCTTGCAGACAACGTACAGTCCATTAGCACTGAAAATACGACAGCAGATGGCGACAGTGCAGGACAGTAG